Proteins co-encoded in one Desulfuromonas sp. genomic window:
- a CDS encoding SoxR reducing system RseC family protein has product MLEEIGTVVELKGKQRAVVLCKRGSFCEHCASSGLCRMGDDEKSMLVQAQNQIGARVGDRVKIATTTKNFLQSSFFLYIVPLIGLIVGAGLGQVIGMQLENGPDPNLLAALIGTAFLVGTFLVIRVGSRAIPEETFMPRIIQILTAEEETHGH; this is encoded by the coding sequence ATGCTCGAAGAGATCGGAACCGTCGTCGAACTGAAGGGGAAGCAGCGGGCGGTGGTGCTCTGCAAAAGGGGCAGCTTCTGCGAACACTGCGCCTCTTCGGGGTTGTGCCGGATGGGGGACGACGAAAAGTCGATGCTGGTCCAGGCGCAGAACCAGATCGGCGCCCGGGTCGGCGACCGGGTCAAGATCGCCACGACCACCAAGAACTTTCTTCAGTCGTCCTTCTTCCTCTACATCGTGCCCCTGATCGGCCTCATCGTCGGCGCCGGCCTCGGCCAGGTCATCGGCATGCAGCTGGAAAACGGCCCCGACCCCAATCTGCTCGCGGCGCTCATCGGCACCGCCTTCCTGGTGGGGACGTTTCTTGTCATTCGCGTCGGCAGCAGGGCCATCCCCGAGGAGACCTTCATGCCCCGCATTATCCAGATCCTGACCGCCGAGGAAGAAACGCATGGGCATTAA
- a CDS encoding mechanosensitive ion channel family protein: MLDALAGIKGLYRDFAVIGGELAIVVVALLLLDAVVRLAFRRLDAIPPLRRFQGRAKALRRSVRWALFGAGLLLCAAVAAYNGLLIYRGVDVFTATRDQFARIPPDFWKQLGIGAAKVVALVIAARLIVRWLRKLIGVLEGRAMAFEQLRANDEAITAFFAALRRIVSNAIWLSLLIVASGLLPFPAAVPGYLTIALNIYLAVALGLLLVHTMAVIIDSLEALSKKYWYREGYLGWYERLSALVPLLRRCLEYVIYVAVATVVLSQLQFIAHLAVYGPKVVKAIGIVFLAKVAVEIANLLVDRSLSGEDDASEVERQRRLTIGPIVKSLLGTTVYFVAFVLILRAFDLNPLPILAGAGILGVVIGFGAQPLINDVVSGFFILFENLYLVGDYMETGNARGTVESIALRTTRIRDPNGQVHILRNGLIGEVVNFSKEYTHAVVEVGVAYESDLNQVYRVLGEVGSQFQKECADVLEPTQIRGLKDFGDSALLVRTVTRVKPGRHRQAGFALRKLIKEAFDREGIEIPFAQRVVSFKEAGGRETFEEEGSAPQPEDG, translated from the coding sequence GTGCTCGACGCGCTTGCGGGAATCAAGGGGCTCTACCGCGACTTCGCGGTCATCGGCGGCGAGCTGGCGATCGTCGTGGTCGCCCTGCTGCTGCTCGACGCCGTCGTCCGGCTCGCCTTTCGCCGCCTCGACGCGATCCCGCCCCTGCGCCGGTTTCAGGGCCGGGCCAAGGCGCTGCGCCGATCGGTGCGCTGGGCCCTGTTCGGAGCCGGGCTGTTGCTGTGCGCCGCAGTCGCCGCCTACAACGGCCTCCTGATCTACCGCGGGGTCGACGTCTTCACCGCCACCCGGGACCAGTTCGCCCGCATCCCACCCGATTTCTGGAAGCAGCTGGGGATCGGGGCGGCCAAGGTCGTCGCCCTGGTGATCGCCGCCCGCCTGATCGTCCGCTGGCTCCGGAAACTGATCGGCGTCCTCGAAGGGCGGGCCATGGCCTTCGAGCAGCTGCGGGCCAACGACGAGGCGATCACCGCCTTTTTCGCGGCGCTGCGGCGCATCGTCAGCAACGCCATCTGGCTGAGCCTGCTCATCGTCGCCAGCGGCCTCCTCCCCTTCCCCGCCGCGGTCCCCGGCTACCTGACCATCGCCCTGAACATCTACCTGGCAGTCGCCCTCGGCCTCCTTCTGGTCCACACCATGGCGGTGATCATCGACAGCCTCGAGGCGCTGAGCAAGAAGTACTGGTACCGCGAGGGCTACCTCGGCTGGTACGAGCGGCTGAGCGCCCTCGTCCCCCTGCTGCGCCGCTGCCTCGAATACGTCATCTACGTCGCGGTGGCGACGGTGGTCCTGAGTCAATTGCAGTTCATCGCACACCTGGCGGTCTACGGGCCGAAGGTTGTCAAGGCGATCGGCATCGTCTTTCTCGCCAAGGTGGCGGTGGAGATCGCCAACCTCCTCGTCGACCGCTCCCTGTCCGGCGAGGACGACGCCTCGGAGGTGGAGCGGCAGCGGCGTCTGACCATCGGGCCGATCGTCAAGAGCCTGCTCGGGACCACGGTCTACTTCGTCGCCTTCGTCCTCATCCTCCGAGCCTTCGACCTCAACCCCCTGCCGATCCTCGCCGGGGCGGGGATCCTCGGGGTGGTCATCGGCTTCGGGGCGCAGCCCCTGATCAACGACGTCGTCTCGGGATTCTTCATCCTCTTCGAGAACCTCTACCTGGTCGGCGACTACATGGAGACCGGCAACGCCCGCGGCACGGTCGAGTCCATCGCCCTGCGCACCACGCGCATCCGCGACCCCAACGGGCAGGTCCACATCCTGCGCAACGGACTGATCGGCGAGGTGGTGAACTTTTCCAAGGAGTACACCCACGCGGTGGTCGAGGTGGGGGTGGCCTACGAGTCGGACCTGAACCAGGTCTACCGGGTCCTCGGCGAGGTGGGCAGCCAGTTCCAGAAGGAATGCGCCGACGTCCTCGAACCGACCCAGATCAGGGGGCTGAAAGACTTCGGCGACTCGGCCCTGCTGGTGCGCACCGTGACCCGGGTGAAACCGGGCCGCCACCGCCAGGCCGGGTTCGCCCTGCGAAAACTGATCAAGGAGGCCTTCGACCGCGAAGGGATCGAGATCCCCTTCGCCCAGCGGGTGGTGTCTTTCAAGGAGGCCGGGGGCAGGGAAACCTTCGAGGAAGAAGGGTCCGCCCCGCAGCCGGAAGATGGATGA
- the smpB gene encoding SsrA-binding protein SmpB yields the protein MGIKIIATNKKAYHEYFIEDVYEAGLVLTGTEVKSLRLGQVNIKESFCRIKGGEVFINNMNITPYEFGNRENPDPTRVRKLLLHKEEILKLTKQVDERGLAMVPTKIYFKNSRAKIEIGVGRGKKLHDKRETLKRKQHDRETARAIREHHR from the coding sequence ATGGGCATTAAGATCATCGCCACCAACAAAAAGGCCTACCACGAGTATTTCATCGAGGACGTCTACGAGGCGGGACTTGTCCTCACCGGCACCGAGGTCAAGTCGCTGCGTCTCGGTCAGGTCAACATCAAGGAGTCCTTCTGCCGCATCAAGGGGGGGGAGGTCTTTATCAACAACATGAACATCACCCCCTACGAGTTCGGCAATCGGGAAAACCCCGATCCAACACGGGTCCGCAAGCTGCTGTTGCACAAGGAGGAGATCCTCAAGCTGACCAAGCAGGTCGATGAGCGGGGCCTCGCCATGGTGCCGACAAAGATCTACTTCAAGAACAGCCGCGCCAAGATCGAGATCGGCGTCGGCCGAGGCAAGAAACTGCATGACAAGCGCGAGACCCTAAAGCGCAAACAGCACGACCGCGAGACCGCCCGCGCCATTCGCGAGCACCACCGCTAG